One window from the genome of Paenibacillus azoreducens encodes:
- a CDS encoding alpha/beta hydrolase has protein sequence MSREQRKILDEMLRRPEPTKPQSVEEMRANFAAMMATMKVPAGVRNAPTTLGNRPGVIVDPAQDARTGIILYFHGGSYIMGSPYTAMSLTANLVNRTRIRSISLDYRLAPEHPFPAALEDALAAYRELLDNGAQATSIAFAGDSAGGGIAVSTCLMARNAGLPMPAAVAAFSPGLDKTHSGASMNSKMGLDPFFTREGFAFTDAMYLAGQDPNHELISPARFADLTGFPPLLLQVGTNELLLDDSTQLADRARAAGVDVILDVTADVPHVFQAFTGILDEADQALDRAALFITQHLR, from the coding sequence GAGCCCACCAAACCACAAAGCGTCGAGGAAATGCGCGCGAACTTCGCTGCCATGATGGCAACTATGAAAGTACCTGCGGGCGTTCGGAACGCGCCGACGACCTTGGGTAATCGCCCCGGCGTGATCGTTGACCCCGCACAGGATGCCCGCACAGGAATCATTCTCTATTTCCATGGCGGCTCGTATATTATGGGTTCCCCCTACACTGCCATGTCCCTTACCGCGAACCTGGTCAACAGGACCCGGATCCGGTCCATCTCACTCGATTATCGTCTGGCTCCGGAACATCCGTTCCCTGCGGCTCTTGAAGATGCTCTCGCAGCCTATCGTGAGCTTCTGGACAACGGAGCCCAGGCGACGTCTATTGCGTTTGCTGGCGACTCTGCCGGTGGCGGTATTGCTGTCTCGACTTGCCTGATGGCACGGAACGCAGGTCTGCCGATGCCAGCAGCGGTAGCGGCTTTCTCGCCGGGGCTGGATAAGACGCACTCCGGAGCAAGTATGAATAGCAAAATGGGGCTCGACCCGTTCTTCACCCGTGAGGGCTTTGCATTCACGGATGCGATGTATCTCGCTGGACAGGACCCGAATCATGAACTCATAAGCCCCGCCAGGTTCGCCGATCTTACCGGATTCCCGCCGCTCCTGCTACAGGTTGGAACTAACGAGCTACTCCTTGACGACTCCACGCAGTTAGCCGACCGTGCACGGGCAGCAGGCGTGGATGTAATCCTTGACGTTACCGCCGACGTCCCGCATGTTTTCCAGGCGTTCACTGGTATTCTCGATGAAGCCGATCAAGCCCTGGACCGTGCTGCGCTCTTCATCACACAGCATCTCAGATGA